From Rhododendron vialii isolate Sample 1 chromosome 10a, ASM3025357v1, the proteins below share one genomic window:
- the LOC131304747 gene encoding AAA-ATPase At3g28600-like isoform X7, with amino-acid sequence MESEIDRNKLLYICSIIGEGKTRIKNCWPNVCLGHNSTVLPIPALSLYRKLSDKLVGIVYPYVQITIHEHTRGRHNEVYAAIESYLGAKSTVQARRLKADMVKNSKSFVLSLDKSEWRSQMSSKVSWKKVLKM; translated from the exons ATGGAGAGTGAGATTGACAGAAACAAACTACTGTATATATGTTCAATTATCGGAGAAGGAAAAACTAGGATCAAGAATTGCTGGCCTAATGTTTGTTTGGGCCACAATTCAACAGTTCTTCCCATACCAGCTCTGAGTCTATATCGAAAACTGAGTGATAAACTTGTCGGAATCGTTTACCCGTATGTTCAAATAACAATCCATGAGCACACCCGCGGCAGGCACAACGAGGTCTACGCCGCCATCGAGAGCTACCTCGGCGCCAAGTCCACCGTGCAAGCTCGGCGTCTCAAGGCTGATATGGTTAAGAACAGCAAGTCTTTTGTTCTGAGTTTGGACAAGAGCGAGTGGAGGTCACAGATGAGTTCAAAGGTGTCATGGAAGAAGGTGTTAAAA ATGTGA
- the LOC131304747 gene encoding uncharacterized protein LOC131304747 isoform X2 has translation MESEIDRNKLLYICSIIGEGKTRIKNCWPNVCLGHNSTVLPIPALSLYRKLSDKLVGIVYPYVQITIHEHTRGRHNEVYAAIESYLGAKSTVQARRLKADMVKNSKSFVLSLDKSEWRSQMSSKVSWKKVILECGQLHVCEFNLLHIEELEDRCILENKCHSTLCRREYIVPKVVGENLMKH, from the exons ATGGAGAGTGAGATTGACAGAAACAAACTACTGTATATATGTTCAATTATCGGAGAAGGAAAAACTAGGATCAAGAATTGCTGGCCTAATGTTTGTTTGGGCCACAATTCAACAGTTCTTCCCATACCAGCTCTGAGTCTATATCGAAAACTGAGTGATAAACTTGTCGGAATCGTTTACCCGTATGTTCAAATAACAATCCATGAGCACACCCGCGGCAGGCACAACGAGGTCTACGCCGCCATCGAGAGCTACCTCGGCGCCAAGTCCACCGTGCAAGCTCGGCGTCTCAAGGCTGATATGGTTAAGAACAGCAAGTCTTTTGTTCTGAGTTTGGACAAGAGCGAGTGGAGGTCACAGATGAGTTCAAAGGTGTCATGGAAGAAG GTGATTTTGGAATGTGGGCAGTTACATGTTTGTGAGTTTAATTTGTTGCACATAGAAGAACTCGAAGATCGTTGTATCTTGGAAAATAAGTGTCATTCAACTCTGTGCAGGAGGGAGTATATCGTTCCTAAGGTTGTTGGAGAAAATTTAATGAAACATTAG
- the LOC131304747 gene encoding AAA-ATPase At3g28600-like isoform X6 — MESEIDRNKLLYICSIIGEGKTRIKNCWPNVCLGHNSTVLPIPALSLYRKLSDKLVGIVYPYVQITIHEHTRGRHNEVYAAIESYLGAKSTVQARRLKADMVKNSKSFVLSLDKSEWRSQMSSKVSWKKEGVYRS, encoded by the exons ATGGAGAGTGAGATTGACAGAAACAAACTACTGTATATATGTTCAATTATCGGAGAAGGAAAAACTAGGATCAAGAATTGCTGGCCTAATGTTTGTTTGGGCCACAATTCAACAGTTCTTCCCATACCAGCTCTGAGTCTATATCGAAAACTGAGTGATAAACTTGTCGGAATCGTTTACCCGTATGTTCAAATAACAATCCATGAGCACACCCGCGGCAGGCACAACGAGGTCTACGCCGCCATCGAGAGCTACCTCGGCGCCAAGTCCACCGTGCAAGCTCGGCGTCTCAAGGCTGATATGGTTAAGAACAGCAAGTCTTTTGTTCTGAGTTTGGACAAGAGCGAGTGGAGGTCACAGATGAGTTCAAAGGTGTCATGGAAGAAG GAGGGAGTATATCGTTCCTAA
- the LOC131304747 gene encoding uncharacterized protein LOC131304747 isoform X1: MESEIDRNKLLYICSIIGEGKTRIKNCWPNVCLGHNSTVLPIPALSLYRKLSDKLVGIVYPYVQITIHEHTRGRHNEVYAAIESYLGAKSTVQARRLKADMVKNSKSFVLSLDKSEWRSQMSSKVSWKKVLKVILECGQLHVCEFNLLHIEELEDRCILENKCHSTLCRREYIVPKVVGENLMKH; this comes from the exons ATGGAGAGTGAGATTGACAGAAACAAACTACTGTATATATGTTCAATTATCGGAGAAGGAAAAACTAGGATCAAGAATTGCTGGCCTAATGTTTGTTTGGGCCACAATTCAACAGTTCTTCCCATACCAGCTCTGAGTCTATATCGAAAACTGAGTGATAAACTTGTCGGAATCGTTTACCCGTATGTTCAAATAACAATCCATGAGCACACCCGCGGCAGGCACAACGAGGTCTACGCCGCCATCGAGAGCTACCTCGGCGCCAAGTCCACCGTGCAAGCTCGGCGTCTCAAGGCTGATATGGTTAAGAACAGCAAGTCTTTTGTTCTGAGTTTGGACAAGAGCGAGTGGAGGTCACAGATGAGTTCAAAGGTGTCATGGAAGAAGGTGTTAAAA GTGATTTTGGAATGTGGGCAGTTACATGTTTGTGAGTTTAATTTGTTGCACATAGAAGAACTCGAAGATCGTTGTATCTTGGAAAATAAGTGTCATTCAACTCTGTGCAGGAGGGAGTATATCGTTCCTAAGGTTGTTGGAGAAAATTTAATGAAACATTAG
- the LOC131304747 gene encoding AAA-ATPase At3g28600-like isoform X5, which produces MESEIDRNKLLYICSIIGEGKTRIKNCWPNVCLGHNSTVLPIPALSLYRKLSDKLVGIVYPYVQITIHEHTRGRHNEVYAAIESYLGAKSTVQARRLKADMVKNSKSFVLSLDKSEWRSQMSSKVSWKKVLKEGVYRS; this is translated from the exons ATGGAGAGTGAGATTGACAGAAACAAACTACTGTATATATGTTCAATTATCGGAGAAGGAAAAACTAGGATCAAGAATTGCTGGCCTAATGTTTGTTTGGGCCACAATTCAACAGTTCTTCCCATACCAGCTCTGAGTCTATATCGAAAACTGAGTGATAAACTTGTCGGAATCGTTTACCCGTATGTTCAAATAACAATCCATGAGCACACCCGCGGCAGGCACAACGAGGTCTACGCCGCCATCGAGAGCTACCTCGGCGCCAAGTCCACCGTGCAAGCTCGGCGTCTCAAGGCTGATATGGTTAAGAACAGCAAGTCTTTTGTTCTGAGTTTGGACAAGAGCGAGTGGAGGTCACAGATGAGTTCAAAGGTGTCATGGAAGAAGGTGTTAAAA GAGGGAGTATATCGTTCCTAA
- the LOC131304747 gene encoding AAA-ATPase At3g28600-like isoform X8, which translates to MESEIDRNKLLYICSIIGEGKTRIKNCWPNVCLGHNSTVLPIPALSLYRKLSDKLVGIVYPYVQITIHEHTRGRHNEVYAAIESYLGAKSTVQARRLKADMVKNSKSFVLSLDKSEWRSQMSSKVSWKKM; encoded by the exons ATGGAGAGTGAGATTGACAGAAACAAACTACTGTATATATGTTCAATTATCGGAGAAGGAAAAACTAGGATCAAGAATTGCTGGCCTAATGTTTGTTTGGGCCACAATTCAACAGTTCTTCCCATACCAGCTCTGAGTCTATATCGAAAACTGAGTGATAAACTTGTCGGAATCGTTTACCCGTATGTTCAAATAACAATCCATGAGCACACCCGCGGCAGGCACAACGAGGTCTACGCCGCCATCGAGAGCTACCTCGGCGCCAAGTCCACCGTGCAAGCTCGGCGTCTCAAGGCTGATATGGTTAAGAACAGCAAGTCTTTTGTTCTGAGTTTGGACAAGAGCGAGTGGAGGTCACAGATGAGTTCAAAGGTGTCATGGAAGAAG ATGTGA